In one Bacillota bacterium genomic region, the following are encoded:
- a CDS encoding transposase, translating into MREGRKRLVRALRRVRPDKADDLAAWAEPLADTDFPDRDALLAAEMARGEALLQQLDDVADAEVDRLKAQYRAVLNGEGVASLTDPEARWGFQKKGEAFLGYKVVASCDEHGLVTAVTVVPGNESEVAQVKTLRAKWQRLRLRPRAVAADKAYDASTLRQELHDHGVRIYTPRKDRRSTLPAGFAYDPQTNQVTCPAGAAGQAGPHPRGGFLYVFSQRTCQRCPLKVRCLKGGQNRRVVYFHPGKNQDRPKGIRVAMRVRKTIERIFGEVKKWHRLDRARYQRLRGVAFQAVMTFFVLNTKKLSRWRPGQPVPQPA; encoded by the coding sequence GTGCGGGAAGGCCGAAAGCGCCTGGTCCGGGCCCTTCGGCGCGTGCGACCTGACAAGGCCGACGATCTCGCCGCATGGGCCGAGCCGCTGGCGGACACCGACTTTCCGGACCGCGACGCGCTGCTGGCGGCTGAGATGGCGCGGGGTGAAGCGCTGCTGCAGCAACTGGACGACGTGGCGGATGCGGAGGTGGACCGGCTCAAGGCGCAGTACCGGGCCGTGTTGAATGGCGAGGGCGTGGCCAGCCTCACCGACCCCGAGGCCCGGTGGGGATTTCAAAAGAAGGGCGAAGCCTTTCTCGGGTACAAAGTCGTGGCCAGCTGCGACGAGCACGGGCTGGTGACGGCGGTCACGGTGGTGCCGGGCAACGAAAGCGAGGTGGCGCAGGTGAAGACGCTTCGGGCCAAATGGCAACGCCTGCGCCTTCGACCTCGGGCTGTCGCCGCCGACAAGGCCTACGATGCCTCGACGCTGCGCCAGGAGCTCCATGACCACGGTGTGCGCATCTACACGCCCCGCAAGGACCGCCGCAGCACGCTGCCAGCCGGGTTCGCCTACGATCCGCAAACCAACCAAGTGACCTGCCCTGCCGGTGCCGCCGGCCAAGCCGGCCCTCATCCCCGAGGCGGCTTCCTGTACGTTTTCTCCCAGCGGACCTGCCAGCGCTGCCCCTTGAAGGTGCGGTGTTTGAAGGGTGGCCAGAACCGCCGGGTGGTCTACTTCCATCCGGGGAAGAATCAAGACCGTCCCAAAGGGATTCGGGTGGCCATGCGGGTGCGCAAGACCATCGAGCGTATCTTTGGGGAGGTGAAGAAGTGGCACCGTCTGGATCGGGCCCGTTATCAGCGCCTTCGGGGGGTGGCCTTTCAAGCGGTGATGACCTTCTTCGTCCTCAACACCAAGAAGCTCAGCCGGTGGAGGCCCGGGCAGCCGGTCCCGCAGCCCGCATGA
- a CDS encoding transposase, with translation MADATGLEALSMLQLQSRGGQRSFFDEEIFARMIPPDHPLVAIDRAVDFSFINEEVKGLYSPDQGRPSYPPETLFRALYLGIWANLSDVQLAQQLRFNVLFRFCRIGWDDPVPDDTTLVVFRRRLKASGVYEPLLDRVVEQAKAKGLARGRWMIVDGTKVAADVAIRN, from the coding sequence ATGGCCGACGCGACGGGACTGGAGGCCCTTTCGATGCTGCAGCTCCAAAGCCGCGGTGGCCAGCGCAGCTTCTTCGACGAGGAGATCTTCGCCCGAATGATCCCGCCAGACCATCCGCTGGTGGCCATCGACCGGGCCGTGGACTTCTCGTTCATCAACGAGGAGGTCAAGGGCCTTTACTCGCCCGACCAGGGACGCCCCAGCTATCCGCCCGAGACGTTGTTTCGGGCGTTGTATTTGGGAATCTGGGCGAACCTCTCGGATGTGCAGCTGGCCCAGCAGCTGCGCTTCAACGTGCTGTTCCGGTTTTGCCGAATCGGCTGGGATGACCCGGTGCCCGACGACACGACGCTGGTGGTCTTTCGCCGGAGGTTGAAGGCGTCGGGCGTCTACGAGCCGCTGCTGGACCGGGTGGTTGAGCAGGCGAAGGCCAAGGGGTTGGCCCGGGGCCGATGGATGATCGTGGATGGGACGAAGGTGGCGGCCGATGTGGCCATCCGCAACTAG